A window from Cherax quadricarinatus isolate ZL_2023a chromosome 72, ASM3850222v1, whole genome shotgun sequence encodes these proteins:
- the LOC138854865 gene encoding pro-resilin-like, with protein sequence MYNEVRPVSEKNSWQGISQTTATHTASPQLPWPEVNTDVSSLRQQVIVLVVLVAAALARPQPQFYGAPAPLPIRHVPVKYSPAPSYVRPAPAPVGPAQYDFDYSVSDNFGNDFGHQENRNGYNTQGAYYVQLPDGRLQKVTYVVNGDSGYVAQVKYQGEAKYPAYHPAPSYHPAPSYG encoded by the exons ATGTATAATGAGGTTAGGCCTGTGTCGGAGAAAAACTCGTGGCAG GGCATTTCTCAGACCACTGCAACACACACCGCTTCACCACAACTCCCCTGGCCGGAGGTGAACACTGATGTCTCATCTCTTCGCCAACAGGTTATTGTGCTGGTTGTCTTGGTGGCAGCCGCTTTGGCTCGCCCTCAGCCCCAGTTCTACGGTGCCCCAGCACCCTTGCCCATTCGCCATGTCCCAGTAAAGTACAGCCCTGCTCCTAGCTACGTCCGTCCAGCACCTGCGCCCGTG GGTCCTGCTCAGTACGACTTCGACTACTCCGTGAGTGACAACTTCGGTAACGACTTCGGCCATCAAGAAAATCGTAACGGCTACAACACCCAGGGGGCTTACTACGTCCAGCTCCCCGACGGTCGCCTGCAGAAGGTGACTTACGTTGTAAACGGCGACTCCGGCTACGTTGCCCAAGTTAAATATCAAGGAGAAGCCAAGTACCCGGCCTACCATCCCGCCCCATCTTACCACCCCGCTCCCAGCTACGGCTAA